The sequence CTGCCGATCATCATCTATAACATCCCGCCGCGCTCGGTGATCGACATGATGCCGGAGACGATGGGCCGGCTGGCGCACGACTTCAAGAACATCGTCGGCGTCAAGGATGCCACCGGAAAGGTCGAGCGTGTGTCCGAGCAACGCATGACCTGCGGCAAGGACTTCATCCAGCTTTCCGGCGAGGATGCCTCGGCGCTCGGCTTCAACGCCCATGGCGGTGTCGGCTGCATCTCGGTGACGTCGAATGTCGCCCCGCGGCTCTGCGCCGAATTCCAGGAAGCGACGCTGTCCGGCGACAGTGCCAAGGCGCTCGAGCTGCAGGACCGTCTCTTGCCGCTGCACAAGGCGATCTTCCTGGAGCCCGGCGTGTCCGGCGCCAAATACGCGCTGTCGAAGCTCGGTAAGGTCGAGAATGTGCTGCGGTCGCCGCTTGTCACGGTCGAGGAGTCGACCGCCGCGAAGATCGATGCGGCGATGAAGCACGCCGGCTTGATTAATTGAGGATGAGGCGCCACCTCTCCACATCATGAATCAAGTCAGAAAAGCCGATCCCAACAACAAGACCGTTGCGGAAAACCGCAAGGCGCGGTTTTCCTATGAGGTGCTCGACACGATCGAGGCCGGCTTGGTGCTGACCGGCACCGAGGTCAAGTCGCTGCGCCAGGGCCAGGCCAACATCCAGGACAGCTATGCCTCGGTGGAGGGCGGCGAGATCTGGCTGATCAATTCCTACCTGCCGGAATATCTGCAGGCCAACCGCTTCAACCACGAGCCCAGGCGACGCCGCAAACTCCTGCTCAACAAGCGCGAGATGGCCAAGCTGTCGCAGAGCGTCGACCGTGAAGGCATGACGCTGGTGCCGCTAAAAATCTATTTCAACGACCAGGGCCGCGCCAAGCTCTTGCTCGCCGTCGGCCGCGGCAAGAAGCTGCACGACAAGCGCGAAACCGAGAAGCAGCGCGACTGGTCGCGTGAGAAGGGCCGACTCTTGAAGGAGCGCGGGTGAGGAACATCGCGCGGTAGCCCTAGAAAAGCCTGCTTGGCTTTCAAGTTTCGTGCAAGCGCGGTCGGCAGATGCCAGAGGGGGGCAGCCTTGAAGAACCGGATCATCCTCTGGGGATCGGTCACTTTGGTTTTTGCAGCGCTGGCCGTGGCCGGTGGCTTCATCTACTTCCACACCTATTCTCCCGACCGTGGCAAATATCCGGTCAGGGGCATCGACGTCTCCCATCATCAGGGCCAGATCGACTGGCAACGCGTTGCTGCCGACGATGTCGCCTTCGCCGTCATCAAGGCGACCGAGGGCGGCGATCATGTCGATCGCGCCTTTGCCACCAATCTGCGTGAGGCTCGTGCGGCTGGCATCGCTGTCGGCGCCTATCATTTCTTCACCTTTTGCCGGCCCGGCGCCGACCAGGCGAAGAATTTCATCTCGGTCGTGCCGCAAGATCAGCCCTTGCTGCCGCCGGTCGTCGACGTCGAGTTCGGCGGCAACTGTCCGCAACGTCCATCGCCCGAACAGTTGAATGCCGAACTCCAGGCTTTCCTTGGCCCCGTCGAGGCGGCGTTCGGCAAGACGGCAATCGTCTATCTGACCGATGAGGCTGAGGCCGCCTATGCCGGACAGATCGCCGCTCGCCCGCTCTGGCTTCGCTCGCTGCTGATGGAGCCGGACCGCCACGACTGGATCTATTGGCAATACCACAACAGGGGGCGCGTGGACGGTATTGTGGGTGACGTCGACCTCAACGTTTTGCAGGGCGGGCCGGAGAAATTGGCGGCGCTGTTTGCATCAGCACATTGAGGTCTTCCGGCCGACGCGATCAGGGCCACATGCCCGAATCAGTTTCTTCGAAAATCGAACTATGCTGTTGCAAATATTGACGATCCGGCTGCTGCCGGCATCGTCAAACCACGTGGTTGCACGTCCCGCCATTGCTGAGCAGCTGCCGCCGCTTCAAGCCGCGGCCTGGGATATCTCCGGCGCTAGCGTCACGTTCGCATCGCCCCACGCTTTCAACGCTGTGATCACCGGTTCCAGGCTCCTGCCGCGCGGCGTCAGGCTGTACTCCACCTTCGGCGGCACTTCCGGATAGATCTTGCGGGCAATCAGTCCATCGGCTTCTAGTTCGCGCAACTGGTTGGTCAGCATGCGCTGCGTGCAGTTTGGAATGCGCCGACGGATCTCGTTGAAACGCAGCGTGCCCTCGAACAGATGGTAGAGCACGACACCTTTCCACTTTCCGTCGATATAACGGAGCGTTCCCTCGACAGTGCAGCCGGGGCTGCAGTCGAATCGCTCATGGCGAATGCGCGGCATAACGGTATCCTTTTCGAGACTATGTGCTTTATATGTGCATTCTTGCGCTTCGCGTACATAATCCGCATCTCAGCCCCACACAACGCTCAACAGCAATCGCGGAGACCAGAATGCGCGCCGTCGGCTATCAAATCCCAGCCCCCATCACCGATGAGGCCTCCCTTGTCGACATCGACCTGCCCAAGCCGGAGCCGAAAGGCCGTCAACTGCTGGTCGAGGTGAAGGCAATTTCGGTCAATCCGGTCGACACCAAAATCCGGAAAAGTGCCAAACCCGAAGCGGGAGCGTGGCGGGTGCTTGGTTGGGACGCCGCCGGTCGGGTCGCGGCGACAGGTTCCGATGCCAGCCTGTTCAAGCCTGGTGACGATGTCTTCTATTCCGGTGCGCTCGCGCCGCAAGGCACCAATGCCGAGTTCCACCTTGTCGATGAGCGTCTTGTCGGCCGCAAGCCAGGCTCGCTCGACTATGCGCCGGCGGCGGCGCTGCCGCTGACGGCCATCACCGCCTTTGAGGCGCTGTTCGACCGCCTTGACGTGAAGAAACCGGTCGTGGGCGCCGCGAATGCCATCGTGATCATCGGCGGCGCCGGTGGCGTCGGCTCGATTGCGGTCCAGCTCGCGCGCCAACTGACCGACCTGACGGTGATCGCCACCGCGTCAAGGCCAGAGACACGCGACTGGGTGCTGGATCTTGGCGCCCATCATGTCGTCGATCATTCCAAGCCGTTGGCTGCCGAGGTCGCTGCCCTCGGCATCGGCGCACCAGCCTTCGTGTTCTCGACGACCAACACCGACCGGCACCTGGCCGAGATCGCCGAATTGATCGCGCCGCAAGGCCGATTCGGGTTGATCGACGATCCCCAGACGCTCGATATCAATCCGTTCAAGCGCAAGAGCGTTTCGGTGCATTGGGAACTGATGTTCACCCGCTCGCTGTATGAGACGCAGGACATGGCCGCGCAGGGCGAGCATCTGAACGAGCTGTCGCGGCTTGTCGACGCCGGCACCATCCGCACCACCCTGGGCGAGACGTTCGGTCCGATCAATGCCGCCAATCTGAAGCGCGCCCATGCGCTGATCGAGACCGGCAAGGCGAAGGGCAAGATCGTGCTGGAAGGGTTCTGAACAAGCGTTATTTCCGCAGGAACGCCGCGATCTGGCCGAACACGTTGACGAACATTTCCTCCGTCAAGACACCGGTGTTGGTGTTGTAGCGCGAGCAGTGATAGCTCGAAAACAGCGTGATGCCGCCGGCCGGCAATTGCCCGCCATGTTTGAACGGATGGGCGGCAACGCGCCCGCCGAGCGCGCGCACGGTGGACTGGTGCGCGATCGATCCCAGCGCCAGCACGGCGCGCAGGTTTGGGAAGCGGGCGATCGTCGGCACCAGGAATGTCCGGCAGGTGGAGATTTCGGCGCCGACCGGCTTGTTCTCCGGCGGCACGCAGCGCACGGCATTGGTGATTGCCGTGCCGACGAGCTCCAGCCCGTCATCTGGCCGCGCTTTGAACTCGCCACGAGCAAAGCCGTGCGCGATTAGCGTCGAGTAGAGCAGATCGCCGGCATAGTCGCCGGTGAAGGGACGCCCGGTGCGATTGGCGCCGCGCAGGCCGGGCGCCAGCCCGACGATCAGAAGCTGGACGGTATCCTCGCCGCCCAATGGCAGGAAGGTCGGCACCGGTGCGTTGAACCAGGACGGCTCGCGCTGCCGCCACTGCGCAATGAAATCATGCAGCCGCGGGCAGAGCGGGCAGTCGCGGTTCGGTTCGGCAGCCGGAAGGGCGGTCAAGGCGACCGGCCTCAGTAATCGTCCTCGTCGACTTCAGCCGGTTCGGGCCGGCGCACGGGCCGCTCGGAAGGATCACGGCCGACCTCGTTCTTCAGCGTCGTCAGGTCGATGAAATGGTCGGCCTGGCGGCGCAGATCGTCCGAGATCATCGGCGGCTGCGAGGCCATGGTCGAGACGATTGACACTTTGCGGCCACGCCGCTGCAGTGCCTCGACCAGCGTGCGGAAGTCGCCGTCGCCAGAGAAGATGACATAGTGATCGACGACATCGGCGAGTTCCAGCGCATCGACGGTGAGCTCGATGTCCATATTGCCCTTGATCTTGCGGCGGCCGGTCGAGTCGGTGAATTCCTTGGCCGGCTTGGTCACCACCTTGAAGCCGTTGTAATCGAGCCAGTCGATCAGCGGGCGGATCGAGGAGTATTCCTGATCCTCGACCAGCGCGGTGTAATAATAGGCGCGCAAGAGATAGCCGCGCTTCTGGAAGCTCGACAAGAGCTTGCGATAGTCGATATCGAAGCCGAGCGCCCGCGACGTCGCATAGAGATTGGCGCCGTCGATGAACAGGGCGATTTTTTCACGAGGGTCGAACATGGAAAATATTCCTTTTCGAAAAATGCGGCCGTCTAAACGAAATGCGGTAGCGACTATCGGTCAGGCTCATAATAAACCGGCTGACCTTGTCCATCCGAGATAACGCCAGTTTGCTGGCAATCCAAGGCGAGATGGGGCAATGCAAGCAATTGTGATCGCGGCGTCGGACGCCATGGGCACAACGGCGTTTGCTTCAATCGGGTGTTTGACCACAGGATTGCGTGTCCTGCAGCGCCGACTTTGGCATGATGCTTGTATTTTGGCGGCGTTCGGGTTATGGACCGCGCCTGTTTCCATCAAATCCAGGCATGAAAGGGGCAGTCCATGGCCCGCGTAACCGTTGAAGATTGCATCGACAAGGTCGACAACCGCTTCGAGCTGGTGCTTTTGGCCGGCCACCGTGCTCGCCAGATCAGCCAGGGCGCGCAGATTACCGTTCCTCGCGACAACGACAAGAACCCGGTCATCGCACTGCGCGAGATCGCCGACGAGACGCTGTCGCCCGACGACCTCAAGGAAGATCTGATCCATTCGCTGCAGAAGCATGTCGAGGTCGACGAGCCCGAAGCCGATGGCGAGGTGATCGCCGACCAGACCGGCGCCGCCGTTGCGGCCGCCGACACCGATGACGCCGAGGAGAATGTCACGTTCGATCGGATGACCGAGGAAGACCTGCTCGCCGGCATCGAGGGTCTGGTTCCCCCGGAAAAGAGCGACGACTACTAAGCGAGCGCTCTGGACCTGCCCGGAATACGTTTCCGGCACTTCCGTCCAGTCAGTTTCGTGGCTATCTATGAGATGCGCCGTACGCTAGTGCGGCGCATCAATCATTTCAGCACCGCGAGATTCCGCCCATGATGCGTCAGTATGAGCTTGTCGAGCGCGTCCAGCGCTACAAGCCTGACGTCAACGAGGCGTTGCTCAACAAGGCCTATGTCTATGCCATGCAGAAGCATGGCCACCAGAAGCGCGCTTCCGGCGACCCCTATTTCTCGCATCCGCTCGAAGTCGCCGCCATCCTCACCGAAATGCACATGGATGAGGCGACGATCGCTGTCGCCCTGCTGCACGACACCATCGAGGACACGACCGCGACGCGGGCCGAGATCGACGATCTGTTCGGTCCTGAAATGGGCAAGCTGGTCGAGGGCCTGACCAAGCTGAAGAAGCTCGATCTCGTCTCCAAGAAGGCCGAGCAGGCGGAGAACCTGCGCAAGCTGCTGCTGGCGATCTCGGAAGATGTGCGCGTGCTGCTGGTCAAGCTCGCCGACCGCTTGCACAACATGCGCACCCTCGACCACATGCCCGAGGCCAAACGCTTGCGCATCGCCGAGGAGACGATGGACATCTACGCGCCGCTGGCCGGGCGCATGGGCATGCAAGGCATGCGCGAGGAGCTGGAAGAGATCGCTTTCCGCTTCATCAATCCGGAAGCCTACCGCGCCGTCACCGCGCGGCTTGCCGAGATTTTCGAGCGCAACAAGGACGTGCTGACCGACATTGAAAAGGCGCTGTCGGCGCTGTTTGAAAAGCATGCCATCAACGCCAGCGTGAAAAGTCGGCAGAAGAAGCCCTGGTCGGTGTTCCGCAAGATGGAAGCCAAGGCGCTGTCCTTCGAGCAGCTGTCCGATATTTTCGGCTTCCGCGTCGTCGTCGATACGGTCGAAGACTGCTATCGCGCGCTCGGCGCCATCCACACCACATGGTCGATGGTTCCTGGCCGCTTCAAGGACTACATCTCGACGCCGAAGCAGAACGACTATCGCTCGATCCACACCACCATCGTCGGGCCGTCGCGCCAGCGCGTCGAACTGCAGATCCGCACCCGCGAGATGAACAAGATCGCCGAATACGGCGTCGCGGCGCATTCGATCTACAAGGACACCGGCGGCAAGACGAACGGCGCGGCCCATGCGATCTCGAAGGAAACCAATGCCTATGCCTGGCTGCGGCGTACCATCGAGCAGCTCGCCGAGGGCGACAATCCCGAGGATTTCCTCGAAAACACCAAGCTCGAACTGTTCCAGGACCAGGTGTTCTGCTTCACGCCGAAAGGCATGCTGATTGCTCTGCCGCGCGGCGCCACGCCCATCGATTTCGCCTATGCGGTGCACACCGATGTCGGCGACACCTGCGTCGGCGCCAAGGTCAACGGCCGCATCATGCCGCTGATGACGGAACTGAAGAATGGTGACGAGGTCGAGATCATCCGTTCCAAGGCGCAGGTGCCGCCGGCCGCTTGGGAATCGGTCGTCGTCACCGGCAAGGCGCGCGCCGCCATCCGCCGGGCCACCAAGAACGCCATCCGCAAGCAGTATTCGGGCCTCGGCGCGCGCATTCTGGAGCGCGCTTTCGAGCGGGCCGGCAAGAGTTTCACCAAGGAGAGCCTGAAGCCGGTGCTGCACCGGCTGGCGCGCAAGGATATCGAGGACGTGCTGGCGTCGGTCGGCCGTGGCGAACTGGCCTCAACCGACGTCATGAAGGCGGTCTTCCCAGACTACAAGGACGAGCGTGTCACGCCAGCAGCGCCCAAGCAGCGCGAGGAGGGCTGGTCGAAGATCCGCAACGCCGCCGGCATGCTGTTCCAGATTCCGGGCCGCGCCGCGCGCAAGGACAAGGACCAGCCGCGCGACGGCGCCGTGCCGATCCGCGGTGTGCGCGGCGACCTGCCGGTGCGCTTCGCGCCGGAAGGCGCGGTGCCGGGCGACCGTATCGTCGGCATTGTCCAGCCGGGCACCGGCATCACCATCTATCCGATCCAGTCGCCGGCGCTGCAGGCTTTCGACGACCAGCCGGAGCGCTGGATCGACGTGCGTTGGGACATTGACGAACGCACCAAGGAACGCTTTCCGGCGCGTGTCTCAGTCACCGCCATCAATGCGCCGGGGTCGCTCGCCGACATCGCCCAGGTCGTTGCGTCCAACGACGCCAACATCCATACGCTGTCAATGGTGCGCACCGCGCCCGATTTCACCGAAATGCTGATCGATCTCGAGGTCTGGGATCTGAAGCATCTCAACCGGCTGCTGTCGCAGCTCAAGGACAATTCGAGCGTCAGCGACGCACGGCGCGTGAATGGCTGACATGGCTGATCTATCTGGGGGCAGGCGCAGATGAAGACCGATGAAGTGCTGGGCATTTTCCGCGAGGCCGGTGCTGTTCTGGAGGGGCATTTCATCCTGACATCGGGCCTGCGCAGCCCGGTCTTCCTGCAGAAGGCAAGGGTGTTCATGCATGCCGACAAGACCGAGCGGCTGTGCAAGGCGCTGGCGACAAAGATCCGCGCCGCGGTGCCGGGCAAGATCGACTATGTCGTCGGCCCGGCGATCGGCGGCCTGATCCCGGCCTACGAAACCTCGCGTCATCTCGGCGTACCGGCGATCTGGGTCGAGCGGGAAGGGGGCGAGTTCCGCCTGCGCCGCTTCGAAATCGCCAGGGGTGCGCGCGTCGTCATCGTCGAGGACATCGTCACTACTGGGCTCTCGATCCGCGAAACCATCGACTGCCTGCGCGAGCTTGGCGCCGAGGTGGTGGCCGCCGCCTGCATCATCGACCGTTCGGCTGGGAAAACCCATGTCGGCGTGCCGCTGATCGCACTCGCCGAATATGAGGTTCCGGCCTATCCGCCGGACCGGCTGCCGCCGGAACTTGCCGCGATACCGGCGATCAAGCCAGGAAGCCGCAATATCTAACGAGGAGGTCGAAATGATCGTTGGCATCGATCATTTCGTGTTGACGGTCGCGTCGCTCGAAGCAACCTGCGCCTTTTACCAGCGCGTGCTGGGCTTTGAGCGCATCGACACGCCGGGCCGGCCGACCGCGCTGGCTTTTGGCAGCCAGAAGATCAATGTCCATGAGATCAGCCGCACTTTCGAGCCGAAGGCGAAGGTGCCGACGCCAGGGTCAGGCGATTTCTGCCTGATCACCGAACGGCCGCTCGACGAAATCCGTGCCCGGCTCGACGCTAACGGCGTTGTGCTCGAGCTGGGACCGGTCGAACGCATCGGGGCGCAGGGTCCAATGATGTCTGTCTATTTCCGCGATCCGGACGGCAACCTTGTCGAAGTCAGCCAGTACTTGCGGTAGTGTCTCAAGCATCCGGCTGCGACAATAAGCCGAAGGCATTCTCAAATTCGCCGTGATTGTCCGGTGTTGGAAGAGGGAACCTTACCAAAAATTATGGCGGTGCGGTCGCTGAGCAGCTGGCCTTTGGTTGTTGTGGGGGTTGGAGATGGCTATATCAAAGTGGCGATTGCCTTTGGGCGATCGTAAAGCGCAAGATGTGGCGGTCGAAGCCTGGCTGGAAACAGTCGGCATGTAAGCTGCAAGTTGTCGGGAATAGGAAAAGAGTGCTTTTTCGTCGCCGCAAGCCTGATGGCCTTTTTGAGCGGGTGCGCACCTATCTGTGGCCGCGCCGGTCGTTTTCGCGCTCGCTTCAGTATTTCTCCAAGCGCATCCTGCGGCTGAAGGCCACGCCGCATGCGGTGGCCGCTGGTGTCGCGGCCGGTGTCTTCGCTTCGTTCTTTCCCGTGGGCTTCCATTTCATCATTGCCGCCGTTCTGTGCTGGGTGATCGCCGGCAATCTGGTGGCGGCGGCGCTCGGCGCTGTTTTCTTCGGCAATCCGCTGACTTTTCCGATTCTGTGGGGCGCATCCTGGGAGACCGGCAAGCTCATCCTGCACGATCGCCTGCCGGCGCATGGTCCGCCAGCGCATCTGGGCGAGATGTTGCACACGCTTTCCTTCGCGAAACTATGGCATCCTGTGCTGGAGCCCATGCTGATCGGCGCGGTACCGCTCGGGCTGGTGTTCGGCCTGCTGTTCTACGGTGTGACGCGCTGGGGCATGACCGTCTTTCGCGAGCAAAGGCGCAAACGGCTGGCTGAGCGCGCAAGCCGTGGTCAGCAGCCGCCTCATCCCGGTGCGAGCATCGGTTCCGCCGCACGATGATCATCGGCATCGGCAGCGATCTGATCGATATCAGGCGTATCGAGAAATCGCTTGAGCGTCACGGCCAGCGCTTCGTCCAGAGGATCTACACCGAGGTCGAACAGGCGCGTTCGGAGAACCGCCGTGCCCGTGCCGCCTCTTACGCCAAGCGCTTCGCCGCCAAGGAGGCCTGCGCCAAGGCGCTGGGCACCGGCCTGGCGCAAGGTGTCTTCTGGCGCGACATGGGCGTCGTCAACCTGCCCAGCGGCGCGCCGACCATGGCGCTGACCGGCGGCGCGCTGGCGCGGCTGCAAAAGATCCTTCCGAAAGGCCATCGGGCGGCGATCCACCTCACCATCACGGATGATTTTCCGCTCGCTCAAGCCTTTGTGATCATCGAGGCGTTGCCCGTCGAAGAAGCGCCACATTGATTGCATCTGACGACCGGCATTGACGTTGCCCAGCGCGCGCCGAGACTCTATACATCCAACGCACAATCGAGGACGACATGAGCGTGGCTGAAAAATCCCAGAAGAAATCCGGCGGGCTTGGCGAAACCGTCAGCGTCATCGTCCAGGCGCTTTTGCTCGCCCTGGTCATCCGCACGCTCTTGTTCCAGCCCTTTTCGATCCCGTCGGGATCGATGCGGCCGACGCTTCTGGAAGGCGACTATCTGTTCGTCACCAAATGGTCCTACGGCTATTCGCGTTATTCGCTGCCTTTCGGACCGGACATTTTCTCGGGCCGTATCTGGGGTTCCGAGCCCAAGCGCGGTGACGTGGTGGTGTTCAAGTTCCCGCCGGATCCGTCCGTCGACTATATCAAGCGGGTGGTCGGCCTGCCCGGCGACAAGATCCAGATGAAGAACGGCCAGCTGTTCATCAATGGCGTCGGCGTGCCGCGGGTGAAGACCGGCCAGATCGACAATCCCGATATCACCGAAATGCCTCAGCCGATCGACGTCTACCGGGAAACCCTGCCCAACGGCGTCAGCTACGACACGCTCGACCTCAATCCGAATTCGATCGGCGACAACACGCGCGAATTCGACGTGCCGCCCGGCCACTATTTCATGATGGGCGACAACAGGGACAATTCCGCCGACAGCCGGTTCACCGTCGGCTACGTTCCGGCCGAGAACCTGGTTGGCCGCGCCAACCTTGTCTTCTTCTCGATCGGCGGCAAGGCAAGCCCTCTCGAAATCTGGAAATGGCCGTCGCTGATGCGCGTCTCGCGCCTGTTCCATTTCGTCAACTAGGGATGGCAGCGGCAAAACGGCTGACCGCCGACGCGCTCGCCGAAGCGCTTGTGGAACGCACGGGCCATGCCTTTGCCGACCGCCAGCGCCTGCAGCGTGCGCTGACCCATGCCAGTGCCCGCGGTGCCAATGCCGGCACCGACTATGAGCGTTTCGAGTTTCTCGGCGACCGGGTTCTCGGCCTGGTCGTTGCCGACATGCTGCTGGCCGCGTTTCCCGATGCGGCGGAAGGCGAACTGTCGCTGCGGCTCAATGCGCTGGTCAATGCCGAGGCTCTCTCCGAGATCGCCGAACATATCGGGCTGCCGGACCTGATCCGCGCTGGATCGGACGTGCGCGGGCTCGAGGGTCGCAAGCGCGTCAATCTGCGCGCCGACGCCTTGGAATCGCTGATCGCCGTACTCTATCTCGACGGTGGGCTGGAGGCGGCACGCGCCTTCATCCATAAGTACTGGCAGCCGCGTTCGCAGGCTTCCGGCGCGGCGCGGCGCGACGCCAAGACCGAATTGCAGGAATGGGCGCATCAAGCGGCGAGTGCCGTTCCGGCCTACCAGATCGACAGCCGCGAGGGACCGGACCACGATCCGCTGTTCACCGTCAGCGTCAGGGTTGGCGCTTTTCAGCCGGCGACCGGCAGCGGCCGTTCCAAACGTGAAGCGGAGCAGGCAGCTGCGGCTGCCCTTCTGCTGCGCGAAGGTGTATGGAACGCGGCATGACAGATATTGAAACTGCTGAAGCTCCCGCCACGCATTCCGGCTTCGTCGCGCTGATCGGCGCGCCCAATGCCGGCAAGTCGACGCTGGTCAACCAATTGGTCGGCGCCAAGGTGTCGATCGTCACCCACAAGGTGCAGACGACCCGTGCGATCGTGCGTGGCATCGCCACGCATGACAATGCGCAGATCGTCTTCGTCGACACTCCGGGCATCTTCAAGCCGAAGCGGCGCCTCGACACCGCGATGGTGACCACCGCATGGGGCGGCGCCAAGGATGCCGATATCGTGCTTTTGCTGATCGATGCCGAGCGCGGCATAAGGGGCGATGCCGACGCCATCCTCGAACGGCTGAAGGATGTGCGCCAGCCAATGGCGCTGATCCTCAACAAGGTCGACCGGGTCAAGCACGAGACGCTTCTGGCCCTTTCCGCCGCGGCGAACGAGAAAGTACCGTTCAAGCGCACCTTCATGGTCTCGGCGCTGACCGGCTCCGGCTGCAAGGACCTGCTCGATTATCTGGCGCAAGCGCTGCCGGCCGGCCCCTGGTACTACCCGGAAGACCAGATTTCCGACCTGCCGATGCGCCAGTTGGCGGCCGAGATCACCCGCGAAAAACTCTATCTCAGGCTGCATCAGGAACTGCCCTATTCCTCGCATATCGAAACCGAGAAATGGGAAGAGAAGCCGGACGGCTCGGTGCGCATCGACCAGACCATCTATGTCGAGCGCGACAGCCAGAAGAAGATCGTGCTTGGCCATAAGGGCGAAACCATCCGTGCCATCGGCCAGGCGGCACGCATGGAGATTGCAGGCATCCTCGAGCAGAAGGTGCACCTGTTCCTGTTCGTCAAGGTGCGTGAGAACTGGGGCGATGATCCCGAGCGTTACCGCGAGATGGGGCTCGAATTCCCGCATTAAATGGACGGCAAGCTCGCCATCGACACGGCTCTGGCCCGCCGGTTGGTCGCCGCGCAATTCCCCCAGTGGAGGGATCTTACCGTCAGGCCGGTCGAACCTGGCGGTTGGGATAACAGGACCTTTCATCTTGGCGAT is a genomic window of Mesorhizobium huakuii containing:
- the acpS gene encoding holo-ACP synthase, with translation MIIGIGSDLIDIRRIEKSLERHGQRFVQRIYTEVEQARSENRRARAASYAKRFAAKEACAKALGTGLAQGVFWRDMGVVNLPSGAPTMALTGGALARLQKILPKGHRAAIHLTITDDFPLAQAFVIIEALPVEEAPH
- the lepB gene encoding signal peptidase I, with amino-acid sequence MSVAEKSQKKSGGLGETVSVIVQALLLALVIRTLLFQPFSIPSGSMRPTLLEGDYLFVTKWSYGYSRYSLPFGPDIFSGRIWGSEPKRGDVVVFKFPPDPSVDYIKRVVGLPGDKIQMKNGQLFINGVGVPRVKTGQIDNPDITEMPQPIDVYRETLPNGVSYDTLDLNPNSIGDNTREFDVPPGHYFMMGDNRDNSADSRFTVGYVPAENLVGRANLVFFSIGGKASPLEIWKWPSLMRVSRLFHFVN
- the rnc gene encoding ribonuclease III — encoded protein: MAAAKRLTADALAEALVERTGHAFADRQRLQRALTHASARGANAGTDYERFEFLGDRVLGLVVADMLLAAFPDAAEGELSLRLNALVNAEALSEIAEHIGLPDLIRAGSDVRGLEGRKRVNLRADALESLIAVLYLDGGLEAARAFIHKYWQPRSQASGAARRDAKTELQEWAHQAASAVPAYQIDSREGPDHDPLFTVSVRVGAFQPATGSGRSKREAEQAAAAALLLREGVWNAA
- the era gene encoding GTPase Era, which gives rise to MERGMTDIETAEAPATHSGFVALIGAPNAGKSTLVNQLVGAKVSIVTHKVQTTRAIVRGIATHDNAQIVFVDTPGIFKPKRRLDTAMVTTAWGGAKDADIVLLLIDAERGIRGDADAILERLKDVRQPMALILNKVDRVKHETLLALSAAANEKVPFKRTFMVSALTGSGCKDLLDYLAQALPAGPWYYPEDQISDLPMRQLAAEITREKLYLRLHQELPYSSHIETEKWEEKPDGSVRIDQTIYVERDSQKKIVLGHKGETIRAIGQAARMEIAGILEQKVHLFLFVKVRENWGDDPERYREMGLEFPH